One genomic window of Gracilinema caldarium DSM 7334 includes the following:
- the ilvN gene encoding acetolactate synthase small subunit, which translates to MNQHNEQHSISLLVSNKPGVLIRIALVFSRRGYNLDSVVVSPTHNSAYSRMNLVARGSKESLNQIIKQLAKLVDVIHVADHTGEDIIEGELLFIKVRCSKEQRTELLQIADHFRAKSVDLTEESITFEATGKTAKMNAFQAMLEQYGILESVRSGKLIMARGNQAT; encoded by the coding sequence ATGAATCAGCACAATGAACAGCACAGCATCAGCCTGCTCGTGTCTAACAAGCCGGGAGTTCTCATCCGCATAGCCCTGGTTTTTTCCCGCCGGGGCTACAACCTGGACAGTGTGGTGGTGTCCCCCACCCACAACAGCGCCTATTCCCGGATGAACCTGGTGGCCCGGGGAAGCAAAGAAAGCCTGAATCAGATCATCAAACAGTTGGCCAAACTGGTGGATGTGATCCATGTGGCGGACCACACCGGGGAAGACATTATCGAAGGGGAGCTATTGTTTATTAAAGTCCGCTGCAGTAAGGAACAGCGGACCGAGCTTTTGCAAATTGCGGACCATTTCCGTGCAAAAAGCGTGGACCTCACCGAAGAATCCATCACCTTTGAAGCCACCGGAAAAACCGCCAAAATGAACGCCTTCCAGGCCATGCTGGAACAATACGGCATTCTGGAAAGCGTTCGGAGTGGCAAATTGATTATGGCCCGGGGAAATCAGGCGACCTAA
- a CDS encoding MFS transporter, with product MRHLSLDPLVEQVGYGRFQRRLLWVCGLGWAADAMEVMLVSFALPAMAAEWSLSAAQKGLLATALFVGMLAGALIWGRLSDLIGRKLGFMATIGIDSLFGLLSAFSPNFAVFLVLRMLTGFGVGGTLPVDYAVFAEFLPAKDRGKRLVLLESFWAFGTLAAAGLAWLVVPRLGWRALFVVSAIPGVLLFAVRSYVPESPRYLAVSGQQDEAIQVLRNVARINGKELDESAVALAEQLAQEPQKSSVKDLFSRDLRRTTLLLWSIWFFISIGYYGIFTWIPSWLRAKGFALPAVYPYSFFMALAQLPGYFSAAYLVEKIGRRLPLGLYLAGSGLGALAFSLAVSPAGIVGAAIILSFFALGAWGALYAYTPEAYPTIIRTTGIGSASGMTRIAGVIAPFVGALLSGQNLVTALLVFGVAYGLGALSAFLLPHETWGSALEDE from the coding sequence ATGCGTCACCTTTCTCTCGATCCCCTGGTGGAACAGGTCGGTTATGGCCGGTTCCAGCGACGGCTCCTCTGGGTCTGCGGCCTTGGCTGGGCCGCCGACGCCATGGAAGTAATGCTTGTTTCCTTTGCCCTGCCTGCCATGGCTGCGGAATGGTCTTTGTCGGCGGCCCAGAAGGGGCTCCTCGCGACGGCCCTCTTCGTCGGCATGCTCGCTGGTGCCCTCATTTGGGGACGTCTTTCGGACCTGATTGGCCGCAAACTTGGCTTTATGGCCACCATCGGCATCGATTCCCTGTTTGGCCTTCTCTCAGCCTTTTCCCCCAATTTTGCGGTATTTCTTGTTCTGCGAATGCTTACCGGCTTTGGTGTCGGCGGAACCCTGCCGGTAGACTATGCGGTCTTTGCGGAATTCCTCCCCGCCAAAGATCGGGGCAAACGGCTGGTACTGCTTGAATCCTTCTGGGCCTTTGGAACCCTGGCAGCGGCGGGCCTCGCCTGGCTTGTGGTGCCCCGTTTAGGCTGGCGGGCCCTCTTTGTTGTATCCGCCATTCCCGGGGTGCTACTCTTCGCGGTCCGTTCCTATGTTCCCGAATCGCCCCGGTATCTGGCGGTTTCAGGCCAGCAGGATGAGGCCATTCAGGTCTTGCGGAATGTGGCAAGAATTAACGGAAAGGAGCTTGATGAATCTGCGGTGGCTCTGGCAGAACAGCTGGCCCAGGAACCGCAAAAGTCCTCGGTTAAGGACCTGTTTTCCCGGGACCTCCGGCGGACAACTCTCTTGCTCTGGTCCATCTGGTTTTTTATTTCGATAGGGTACTATGGAATATTTACCTGGATTCCCTCCTGGCTGAGGGCCAAGGGCTTTGCCCTTCCAGCGGTGTATCCCTATTCCTTTTTTATGGCCCTGGCCCAATTGCCGGGTTACTTTTCAGCGGCTTATTTAGTAGAAAAAATTGGCCGCCGTCTTCCCCTGGGCTTATACCTTGCCGGGAGCGGCCTGGGAGCCCTGGCGTTTTCCCTGGCTGTCAGCCCTGCCGGTATTGTGGGGGCCGCTATAATTCTTTCTTTCTTTGCCCTGGGAGCCTGGGGCGCCCTCTATGCCTATACGCCGGAAGCCTATCCCACTATTATCCGCACCACCGGAATCGGCAGTGCCAGTGGCATGACCCGCATTGCTGGGGTGATTGCCCCCTTTGTCGGGGCCCTCTTAAGCGGCCAGAATCTGGTCACGGCTCTCCTGGTGTTCGGTGTGGCCTATGGGCTCGGGGCCCTGTCGGCCTTCCTCTTGCCCCATGAAACCTGGGGCTCTGCCCTGGAAGACGAGTAA
- a CDS encoding nucleotidyltransferase domain-containing protein: protein MSFGLRDSDLSYIKQTLRLFPEIKRACIFGSRAKGNYKPGSDIDIAVSGDTITFNTIAKLHSMLEDEGPMPYMIDVVDYDHLENQALKAHIDRVGQVIYEAD, encoded by the coding sequence ATGAGCTTTGGATTACGGGATTCGGATCTTTCCTATATAAAGCAAACCTTGCGCTTATTTCCTGAAATAAAGCGGGCCTGCATTTTTGGATCCCGGGCAAAGGGAAATTATAAGCCCGGTTCGGATATCGATATTGCCGTTTCCGGTGATACCATTACCTTTAATACGATTGCTAAACTTCATTCCATGCTGGAAGACGAAGGTCCCATGCCCTATATGATCGATGTAGTAGACTACGACCACCTTGAAAACCAAGCCCTAAAAGCCCATATCGATAGGGTAGGACAGGTGATTTACGAAGCGGACTGA
- a CDS encoding nucleotidyltransferase substrate binding protein: MDQDIRWKQRFSNYTKALSQLREFIEKEDLSKLEQQGLIQCFEYTFELAWKTMKDYLELEGFIVNSPRSAIQTAFQSGLISDGHLWIDALEKRNLMAHTYDEARAQEANDLIRNYYYHMLVDLHSTLKQLGNLA; this comes from the coding sequence ATGGATCAGGATATTCGATGGAAACAACGATTTTCAAATTACACAAAGGCTCTATCCCAGCTCAGAGAATTTATTGAAAAAGAGGATTTAAGCAAATTAGAACAGCAGGGCCTTATTCAATGTTTTGAATACACCTTTGAACTTGCCTGGAAAACCATGAAGGACTATCTTGAATTGGAAGGTTTTATTGTTAATAGTCCCCGTTCAGCTATTCAAACAGCATTTCAATCAGGTTTAATATCTGATGGCCACCTTTGGATCGATGCTTTAGAAAAGCGGAACCTTATGGCCCATACGTACGATGAAGCCCGGGCTCAGGAAGCTAATGATTTAATACGAAACTATTACTACCACATGCTTGTTGATCTGCACAGTACCTTAAAGCAATTAGGAAATCTTGCATGA
- a CDS encoding type I restriction endonuclease subunit R, which yields MPHHNLTESAIEDLAIKLFKSLGYHHLYGPDSAPEGKHPERSSFEDVILVNRLRDAVKKINPHIPQQSLDDAIRQVLRFPSQELIANNQSFHRLLTEGVKISYHKDGSERGDLVWLIDFKHPENNEFVVVNQFAVIENHQNKRPDVVLFVNGLPLVVIELKNAADENATIQSAYNQIQTYKQAIPGFFTYNEIIVISDGLEARSGSLSAGLDRFVAWKSVDGRIEASSLESQLTTLIKGMLTPLTLIDIIRHFIVYEASKHEDPETGLTVIRTVKKIAAYHQYYAVNRAVASTIRAAGYEQAAQLPVAAPWPASLKEDPEAYGLPSVREQPVHDKKAGVIWHTQGSGKSLSMVFYTGKVVLTLDNPTVVVITDRNDLDDQLFTTFAASKQLLRQEPVQAESRDHLKQLLRVASGGIVFTTIQKFQPDEGNVYDVLSNRNNIIVIVDEAHRTQYGFQAKVDANTGAITYGFAKYLRDALPNATYIGFTGTPIEKTDRNTPAVFGNYIDIYDIAQAVADGTTVRIFYESRLAKIALSDEGKKLVQELDEELLQDEMPEAQKAKAKWTQLEALVGSQERLKQIANDIVTHFEARQEVFEGKGLIVTMSRRIAAALYDEIIHIRPAWHSDDLKKGAIKVVMTSASSDGPEIAKHYTSKEDRRLLAERMKDPQDELKLVIVRDMWLTGFDVPCLHTMYIDKPMKGHTLMQAIARVNRVYKDKPGGLIVDYLGIAADLKEALSFYADNGGKGDPALLQEEAVRLMLEKYEIVTDLLHGFAYKHYCTADTAAKLSIILEAEEFILGLENGRKRYIDEVTALSKAFAIAIPDEQALAIKDEVAFFQAVKSRLVKFAGTSGGKTNEEIETAIRQVIDKALVTGEVIDVFDAAGIKKPDISILSEEFLLEVKNMKHKNIAMEVLKKILNDEIKARTRTNLVQSKSLLELLENAIKRYQNQVLTAAQLIEELIDLAKDIKKMDEEPEAMGLSEFEYAFYSAVANNESARELMGKDKLRELAVALYEQVRQNASIDWTIKESVRSKLKVAVKRTLKRYGYPLDMEALATETVLKQAELIADELCA from the coding sequence ATGCCGCACCATAACCTTACCGAATCCGCCATCGAAGACCTTGCCATCAAGTTGTTCAAGTCCCTGGGGTATCATCACCTCTACGGTCCTGATAGTGCGCCGGAAGGGAAACATCCCGAGCGGAGCTCTTTCGAGGATGTGATTCTTGTAAATCGGCTCCGGGATGCGGTTAAAAAGATTAACCCTCACATACCCCAACAGTCCCTGGATGATGCGATACGGCAGGTTCTGCGGTTTCCATCGCAGGAGCTTATTGCTAATAACCAAAGCTTTCACCGCCTCCTTACCGAGGGTGTTAAGATTAGTTACCATAAAGATGGCAGCGAGCGGGGAGACCTGGTGTGGCTCATCGATTTTAAGCATCCTGAAAATAATGAATTTGTCGTGGTGAACCAGTTTGCGGTAATAGAAAACCATCAGAATAAGCGGCCCGATGTGGTGCTGTTTGTGAACGGACTCCCCCTCGTAGTCATCGAGCTAAAAAATGCGGCGGACGAAAATGCCACCATCCAATCGGCCTATAACCAGATTCAGACCTACAAGCAGGCCATACCTGGTTTTTTTACTTACAATGAAATTATCGTTATTTCCGATGGGCTCGAAGCCCGATCTGGCAGTCTTTCCGCAGGGCTTGACCGTTTTGTTGCGTGGAAATCGGTGGATGGCCGCATAGAAGCATCGAGCCTCGAAAGCCAGCTGACAACCCTTATTAAGGGCATGCTGACCCCCCTGACACTCATCGATATAATCCGCCATTTTATCGTCTATGAAGCTTCTAAACACGAGGATCCGGAGACAGGGCTTACTGTGATTCGCACCGTAAAGAAAATAGCGGCCTATCATCAATATTATGCGGTGAATCGGGCGGTGGCCTCCACCATCAGGGCTGCAGGATACGAGCAGGCCGCCCAACTGCCGGTTGCCGCCCCATGGCCTGCATCGCTTAAGGAGGACCCCGAAGCCTATGGTCTTCCGAGTGTTCGGGAACAGCCGGTGCACGATAAAAAGGCAGGGGTTATTTGGCACACCCAGGGAAGCGGAAAATCTCTTTCCATGGTGTTCTACACGGGAAAGGTGGTGCTCACCCTGGATAATCCCACGGTGGTGGTGATTACCGACCGGAACGATCTGGATGACCAGCTTTTTACTACCTTTGCCGCTTCCAAACAGCTTTTGCGGCAGGAGCCGGTTCAGGCGGAAAGCCGGGACCACTTAAAACAGCTCCTGCGGGTCGCTTCCGGAGGCATCGTATTTACCACGATACAAAAGTTCCAGCCCGATGAGGGGAATGTGTACGACGTGCTCTCTAACCGGAACAACATCATCGTGATTGTCGATGAGGCCCATCGAACCCAGTATGGTTTTCAGGCAAAGGTTGATGCGAATACCGGCGCTATTACCTATGGCTTTGCCAAATACCTCAGGGATGCGCTGCCCAATGCGACCTATATCGGTTTTACCGGCACGCCGATAGAAAAAACGGACCGGAATACCCCCGCTGTGTTTGGCAACTATATCGATATTTATGATATTGCTCAGGCTGTTGCCGATGGAACCACGGTACGAATCTTTTACGAAAGCCGCCTTGCAAAAATTGCTCTGAGCGATGAGGGGAAAAAGCTCGTGCAGGAGCTTGATGAAGAGCTGTTACAAGATGAGATGCCCGAGGCCCAGAAGGCCAAGGCTAAATGGACCCAGCTCGAAGCGCTCGTGGGCAGTCAGGAGCGGCTTAAGCAAATCGCCAATGATATTGTGACCCACTTTGAAGCCCGGCAGGAAGTGTTCGAAGGCAAGGGGCTCATTGTTACCATGTCCAGAAGAATTGCCGCGGCCCTGTACGATGAGATTATCCACATCCGCCCTGCCTGGCATAGTGATGACCTTAAAAAGGGTGCGATTAAAGTGGTGATGACTTCGGCCTCCTCCGACGGGCCTGAAATCGCCAAGCATTATACCAGCAAGGAAGACCGCCGCCTGCTTGCGGAGCGGATGAAGGACCCCCAGGATGAGCTTAAGCTCGTGATTGTTCGGGATATGTGGCTCACCGGTTTTGATGTTCCCTGTTTGCATACCATGTATATCGATAAACCGATGAAGGGCCACACGTTGATGCAGGCCATCGCCCGGGTCAATCGGGTTTATAAAGACAAGCCCGGCGGCCTCATTGTGGACTACCTCGGTATCGCCGCCGATTTAAAGGAAGCCCTCTCATTTTATGCCGACAACGGCGGCAAGGGGGACCCCGCATTGCTCCAGGAAGAAGCGGTGCGGCTCATGCTGGAAAAATACGAAATAGTTACGGACCTGCTTCATGGTTTTGCCTATAAGCACTATTGTACCGCCGATACCGCCGCAAAACTTTCGATAATTCTGGAAGCCGAAGAGTTTATATTAGGCCTTGAAAACGGAAGAAAGCGTTATATTGATGAAGTGACAGCCCTCTCTAAGGCCTTTGCCATAGCTATTCCAGACGAACAGGCCCTGGCGATAAAAGATGAAGTTGCCTTTTTCCAGGCGGTAAAATCCCGGCTCGTAAAATTTGCAGGCACCAGCGGAGGCAAAACCAATGAAGAAATCGAAACCGCTATCCGGCAGGTCATTGATAAGGCCCTGGTTACGGGTGAAGTAATCGATGTCTTTGATGCCGCTGGTATAAAAAAGCCTGATATCAGCATCCTTTCAGAGGAGTTTCTGTTAGAAGTTAAAAATATGAAACATAAAAATATCGCCATGGAGGTTCTTAAAAAAATCTTGAATGATGAAATTAAGGCCAGAACGAGAACAAACCTGGTGCAGAGTAAGAGCCTTTTAGAACTTCTTGAAAATGCCATTAAACGGTATCAGAACCAGGTGCTTACCGCAGCACAGCTCATAGAAGAACTCATCGATCTTGCAAAGGATATTAAGAAGATGGACGAGGAGCCCGAGGCAATGGGGCTTTCTGAATTTGAATATGCCTTTTATTCCGCGGTAGCAAATAACGAAAGCGCCCGGGAGCTCATGGGTAAGGACAAGCTTAGAGAATTGGCGGTCGCACTCTATGAGCAGGTACGGCAAAATGCATCTATCGATTGGACAATTAAGGAAAGCGTCAGGTCAAAACTCAAGGTTGCGGTAAAGCGCACCCTTAAGCGCTACGGCTATCCGCTCGATATGGAAGCCCTGGCAACCGAAACAGTCCTCAAGCAGGCGGAACTCATTGCCGATGAACTGTGCGCGTAG
- a CDS encoding restriction endonuclease subunit S, whose amino-acid sequence MSEWRECKLGDAPLEIIDGDRGNNYPPQNEFKDIGYCLFLSTKNVRYDGFDFSECQFISKERDELLRKGKLQRDDLVLTTRGTVGNVGFFNSSVKYENIRINSGMVIIRPDKNNLLPRFNYYLFRKLQSDFLTYTSGSAQPQLPIKDLNEIRILLPPLPEQRAIAAVLSSLDDKIDLLHRQNKTLEAMAEALFRQWFVEPCKDGLPEGWREGKIPDEFAFTMGQSPVGTSFNEDEIGIPMFQGNADFGFRFPSERVYTTEPTRFAEPLDTLVSVRAPVGEQNMALVKCCIGRGVAAFRYSANKDYYTYTYFKIRSLMSEIKRFNDEGTVFGSIGKSDFEALDIIIPPQDLIEDFEMTAKPINDKVIENCYQIRTLEKLRDTLLPKLMSGEVRVKV is encoded by the coding sequence ATGAGCGAGTGGAGGGAATGTAAGTTGGGGGATGCTCCGCTGGAAATCATAGATGGTGATCGTGGAAATAATTACCCGCCCCAAAATGAATTTAAAGATATTGGATATTGTCTTTTTCTAAGTACTAAAAATGTACGCTATGATGGTTTTGATTTTTCTGAATGCCAGTTCATTTCAAAAGAAAGAGATGAATTATTAAGGAAAGGGAAGCTGCAAAGAGATGATTTAGTTCTCACAACTCGTGGTACAGTTGGTAATGTTGGTTTCTTTAATAGTTCAGTAAAATATGAAAATATTAGAATCAATTCTGGAATGGTAATAATTCGTCCGGATAAGAACAACCTTTTACCAAGATTTAATTATTACTTGTTCAGAAAACTTCAAAGTGATTTTCTTACATATACTTCTGGAAGTGCGCAACCTCAGCTTCCAATTAAGGATTTAAATGAAATCAGAATACTCCTCCCTCCGCTCCCCGAACAGCGAGCTATTGCCGCCGTACTTTCCAGCCTCGATGACAAGATTGACCTCTTACACCGCCAGAACAAGACCTTGGAAGCCATGGCCGAGGCGCTGTTTAGGCAGTGGTTTGTGGAACCCTGCAAAGATGGATTGCCAGAGGGGTGGAGAGAAGGGAAAATTCCTGATGAATTTGCTTTTACTATGGGGCAATCTCCTGTAGGTACTTCATTTAATGAAGATGAAATAGGGATACCAATGTTTCAAGGTAATGCTGATTTTGGCTTTCGCTTTCCATCTGAAAGAGTTTATACCACTGAACCAACACGTTTTGCAGAACCACTGGATACATTAGTAAGTGTTCGAGCTCCGGTTGGAGAACAGAATATGGCTTTAGTAAAATGTTGTATCGGGCGTGGTGTAGCTGCTTTTCGTTATAGTGCAAATAAAGATTACTACACTTATACATATTTCAAAATTCGTTCGTTAATGTCAGAGATAAAAAGGTTTAATGATGAGGGCACTGTTTTTGGCTCTATTGGAAAATCAGATTTTGAAGCGTTGGATATTATTATACCGCCACAGGATTTAATTGAGGATTTTGAAATGACAGCAAAGCCAATTAACGATAAAGTTATTGAAAACTGTTACCAAATCCGCACTCTCGAAAAACTCCGCGATACTCTCTTGCCCAAACTAATGAGCGGAGAAGTGAGGGTGAAGGTATGA
- a CDS encoding type I restriction-modification system subunit M has protein sequence MARKNIKKPNPSNSNENIEDMLWKSADKLRKNIDAAEYKHVVLGLIFLKYISDSFEELHAKLEAEIANGADPEDRDEYRAENVFFVPETARWSYLVSKAKDPEIGKYVDEAMDALEKENASLKGVLPKVYARGNLDPTSLGGLLDLIGNIALGEAKERSADLLGHVFEYFLGEFALAEGKKGGQFYTPKSVVELLVEMLEPYKGRVFDPCCGSGGMFVQSEKFVMAHQGNINDISIYGQESNQTTWRLCKMNLAIRGIDSSQVKWNNEGSFLNDAHKDLKADFVIANPPFNDSDWAGELLRNDGRWKFGIPPASNANYAWIQHFLYHLNPTGVAGFVLAKGSLTSKSSGEGEIRKALVEARLVDCIVNLPAKLFLNTQIPACLWFLSRNKANGGYRNRTDEILFIDARNEGVLINRRTRILREEDIQKIAQTYHEWRKVNGNYQDVKGFCNSATVERVKELDYVLTPGRYVGLPDDEDDFDFAERFTQLKAEFEAQLKEEAELNKAILDNLKKVKLV, from the coding sequence ATGGCAAGAAAAAATATCAAAAAACCAAACCCTTCCAACTCCAACGAAAATATAGAGGACATGCTCTGGAAATCGGCGGACAAGCTCCGGAAAAACATTGACGCCGCTGAGTATAAGCATGTGGTACTGGGGCTCATCTTTCTAAAATATATTTCAGATTCCTTTGAGGAGCTCCATGCGAAACTTGAGGCCGAGATCGCTAATGGTGCCGACCCGGAAGACCGGGACGAATACAGAGCAGAAAATGTCTTTTTTGTCCCCGAAACAGCCCGCTGGTCATACCTGGTGTCCAAGGCAAAGGATCCGGAAATCGGCAAGTATGTTGATGAAGCTATGGACGCCCTTGAAAAAGAAAATGCCTCCCTTAAGGGAGTGCTTCCCAAGGTGTATGCCCGGGGTAACCTGGACCCCACCAGTCTGGGCGGACTACTCGACCTCATCGGGAACATTGCCCTCGGCGAAGCTAAAGAGCGCAGTGCTGACCTTTTGGGCCATGTGTTTGAGTATTTCCTGGGAGAATTTGCCCTGGCAGAAGGCAAAAAGGGCGGCCAATTCTACACCCCTAAAAGCGTTGTGGAACTCCTTGTGGAAATGCTGGAACCCTATAAAGGCCGGGTCTTTGACCCCTGCTGTGGCTCCGGCGGCATGTTTGTGCAGTCGGAAAAATTTGTCATGGCCCACCAAGGGAACATCAACGACATTTCCATTTACGGCCAGGAAAGCAATCAGACAACCTGGCGGCTCTGTAAAATGAACCTGGCCATTCGCGGCATTGACAGTTCCCAGGTGAAATGGAACAACGAAGGCTCTTTTTTAAACGACGCCCATAAAGACCTTAAGGCCGACTTTGTTATAGCAAACCCACCCTTTAATGATAGCGACTGGGCGGGCGAACTTCTGCGGAACGACGGACGGTGGAAATTCGGCATACCCCCGGCAAGTAACGCCAACTACGCCTGGATACAGCACTTTCTCTATCATTTGAATCCCACGGGTGTCGCCGGTTTTGTGCTGGCTAAAGGTTCGCTCACTTCCAAAAGCTCCGGCGAAGGTGAAATCCGTAAGGCATTAGTTGAAGCAAGGCTAGTTGACTGTATCGTCAATCTTCCGGCAAAACTCTTTTTAAATACCCAAATTCCCGCCTGCCTCTGGTTCCTCTCCCGCAACAAAGCCAATGGCGGTTACCGAAACCGCACCGACGAGATTCTGTTCATCGACGCCCGCAACGAAGGGGTGCTCATCAATCGCCGCACCAGAATACTGCGGGAAGAAGATATCCAGAAAATTGCCCAAACCTACCACGAATGGCGCAAAGTTAACGGAAACTATCAAGATGTTAAGGGCTTCTGCAATTCCGCTACCGTTGAGCGTGTTAAAGAGCTTGATTATGTCCTTACCCCGGGCAGGTATGTAGGACTTCCCGATGATGAAGACGATTTTGATTTTGCGGAACGGTTTACTCAGCTCAAGGCCGAGTTCGAGGCACAGCTCAAAGAGGAAGCCGAATTGAATAAGGCCATACTGGATAATCTTAAGAAGGTTAAGCTCGTATGA
- a CDS encoding type II toxin-antitoxin system HicA family toxin — translation MSKLPRISGRQAITALQKAGFTVIRQTGSHIVLKRSDPFAQLVVPDHKELDTGTLRAIIRQANISVNEFLNLL, via the coding sequence ATGAGCAAACTTCCCCGTATTTCAGGCCGACAAGCAATTACAGCCTTACAAAAGGCAGGTTTTACTGTAATTCGACAAACTGGTAGTCATATAGTGCTTAAACGGTCAGACCCCTTTGCTCAATTAGTGGTACCTGATCACAAAGAACTTGATACTGGTACCTTGCGCGCAATCATACGACAAGCCAATATTTCTGTGAATGAATTTCTAAATCTGTTGTGA
- a CDS encoding type II toxin-antitoxin system HicB family antitoxin, with translation MRQVIMYPGEDGYYVVECPSLPGCISQGKTKEEALKNIKEAIQAYTEALNDQGLAIPEEKFDALIVAV, from the coding sequence ATGCGGCAAGTAATCATGTATCCTGGCGAAGATGGTTATTATGTTGTTGAATGTCCAAGCCTTCCTGGTTGCATTTCCCAAGGAAAAACCAAAGAAGAAGCATTAAAAAACATAAAAGAAGCCATTCAAGCCTATACCGAAGCTCTTAATGATCAAGGATTAGCTATACCGGAAGAAAAGTTTGATGCCCTTATTGTCGCTGTATGA